A stretch of Mytilus edulis chromosome 11, xbMytEdul2.2, whole genome shotgun sequence DNA encodes these proteins:
- the LOC139494356 gene encoding keratin-associated protein 16-1-like, which produces MSASDSFVDVDGASVSFLFVTDCIFFCVCQSCVVVDIRVVCDNSCYVVVDNGAVCDNSCSLVVDNGAVCDNSCSVVVDNGAVCDNSCSVVVDNGAVCDNSCSLVVDNGVVCDNSCSLVVDNGAVCDKSCSLVVDIGVVCDKSCSLVVDNGAVCDNSCSVVVDNGAVCDNSCSLVVDNGVVCDKSCSVVVDIGAVCDKSCSLVVDNGVVCDNSCSLVVDNGVVCDNSCYLVVDNGAVCDNSCSVVVDIGVVCDNSCSVVVDNGAVCDNSCSVVVDIGAVCDNSCSLVVDIGAVCDNSCSLVVDNGAVCDNSCSVVVDIGVVCDNSCSLVVDNGAVCDKSCSLVVDNGAVCDNSCSVVVDNGAVCDNSCSVVVDNGAVCDNSCSLVVDNGAVCDKSCSLVVDNGAVCDNSCSLVVDNGAVCDNSCYLVVDNGAVCDNSCSVVVDIGVVCDKSCSLVVDNGVVCDNSCSLVVDNGAVCDNSCSLVVDNGAVCDNSCSLVVDNGAVCDNSCSVVVDNGAVCDKSCSVVVDIGAVCDKSCSLVVDNGVVCDNSCSLVVDNGAVCDKSCSLVVDNGVVCDNSCSVVVDIGVVCDKSCSVVVDIGAVCDKSCSLVVDNGVVCDNSCSLVVDNGAVCDNSCSVVVDIGVVCDNSCSVVVDIGVVCDKSCSVVVDIGVVCDNSCSVVVDIGVVCDNSCSVVVTVTVGMINSVSRSENKY; this is translated from the coding sequence ATGAGCGCGTCTGACAGTTTTGTAGATGTTGATGGTGCAAGTGTAAGTTTTTTGTTTGTAACtgattgtatatttttttgtgtatgtCAAAGTTGTGTAGTTGTAGATATTAGAGTTGTGTGTGATAATTCATGTTATGTAGTTGTAGATAATGGAGCTGTGTGTGATAATTCATGTTCTTTAGTTGTAGATAATGGAGCTGTGTGTGATAATTCATGTTCTGTAGTTGTAGATAATGGAGCTGTGTGTGATAATTCATGTTCTGTAGTTGTAGATAATGGAGCTGTGTGTGATAATTCATGTTCTTTAGTTGTAGATAATGGAGTTGTGTGTGATAATTCATGTTCTTTAGTTGTAGATAATGGAGCTGTGTGTGATAAATCATGTTCTTTAGTTGTAGATATTGGAGTTGTGTGTGATAAATCATGTTCTTTAGTTGTAGATAATGGAGCTGTGTGTGATAATTCATGTTCTGTAGTTGTAGATAATGGAGCTGTGTGTGATAATTCATGTTCTTTAGTTGTAGATAATGGAGTTGTGTGTGATAAATCATGTTCTGTAGTTGTAGATATTGGAGCTGTGTGTGATAAATCATGTTCTTTAGTTGTAGATAATGGAGTTGTGTGTGATAATTCATGTTCTTTAGTTGTAGATAATGGAGTTGTGTGTGATAATTCATGTTATTTAGTTGTAGATAATGGAGCTGTGTGTGATAATTCATGTTCTGTAGTTGTAGATATTGGAGTTGTGTGTGATAATTCATGTTCTGTAGTTGTAGATAATGGAGCTGTGTGTGATAATTCATGTTCTGTAGTTGTAGATATTGGAGCTGTGTGTGATAATTCATGTTCTTTAGTTGTAGATATTGGAGCTGTGTGTGATAATTCATGTTCTTTAGTTGTAGATAATGGAGCTGTGTGTGATAATTCATGTTCTGTAGTTGTAGATATTGGAGTTGTGTGTGATAATTCATGTTCTTTAGTTGTAGATAATGGAGCTGTGTGTGATAAATCATGTTCTTTAGTTGTAGATAATGGAGCTGTGTGTGATAATTCATGTTCTGTAGTTGTAGATAATGGAGCTGTGTGTGATAATTCATGTTCTGTAGTTGTAGATAATGGAGCTGTGTGTGATAATTCATGTTCTTTAGTTGTAGATAATGGAGCTGTGTGTGATAAATCATGTTCTTTAGTTGTAGATAATGGAGCTGTGTGTGATAATTCATGTTCTTTAGTTGTAGATAATGGAGCTGTGTGTGATAATTCATGTTATTTAGTTGTAGATAATGGAGCTGTGTGTGATAATTCATGTTCTGTAGTTGTAGATATTGGAGTTGTGTGTGATAAATCATGTTCTTTAGTTGTAGATAATGGAGTTGTGTGTGATAATTCATGTTCTTTAGTTGTAGATAATGGAGCTGTGTGTGATAATTCATGTTCTTTAGTTGTAGATAATGGAGCTGTGTGTGATAATTCATGTTCTTTAGTTGTAGATAATGGAGCTGTGTGTGATAATTCATGTTCTGTAGTTGTAGATAATGGAGCTGTGTGTGATAAATCATGTTCTGTAGTTGTAGATATTGGAGCTGTGTGTGATAAATCATGTTCTTTAGTTGTAGATAATGGAGTTGTGTGTGATAATTCATGTTCTTTAGTTGTAGATAATGGAGCTGTGTGTGATAAATCATGTTCTTTAGTTGTAGATAATGGAGTTGTGTGTGATAATTCATGTTCTGTAGTTGTAGATATTGGAGTTGTGTGTGATAAATCATGTTCTGTAGTTGTAGATATTGGAGCTGTGTGTGATAAATCATGTTCTTTAGTTGTAGATAATGGAGTTGTGTGTGATAATTCATGTTCTTTAGTTGTAGATAATGGAGCTGTGTGTGATAATTCATGTTCTGTAGTTGTAGATATTGGAGTTGTGTGTGATAATTCATGTTCTGTAGTTGTAGATATTGGAGTTGTGTGTGATAAATCATGTTCTGTAGTTGTAGATATTGGAGTTGTGTGTGATAATTCATGTTCTGTAGTTGTAGATATTGGAGTTGTGTGTGATAATTCATGTTCTGTAGTTGTTACAGTAACTGTTGGAATGATCAATTCGGTAAGCAgatctgaaaataaatattga